The following proteins are co-located in the Cutaneotrichosporon cavernicola HIS019 DNA, chromosome: 3 genome:
- the TRP2 gene encoding uncharacterized protein (Anthranilate synthase component I, N terminal region) → MAQTSQPLKPSLDEVKDLLKSATSTPTTLVPPGADGFPRGSGAAASSTAKVEAKRPNLVPVYIDIAADLLTPVAAYLKVANGSEHSFLLESITGGENLARYSFVGADPFKTVHTGEGFEVEGDPLEALEKELEPYRYCKLDSVPTFTGGAVGFITYDAIQHFEPVTKPAKPHHNPLPGMPEAFFMLASTIVIFDHIFQSIKIVSHVYLPDGEDESKLPALYEEAGQRLMAIRAKLLSPETPLPKQDPIVLGNEAVSNVGKAGYEGFVTKLKEHIVKGDIIQAVPSQRLARKTALHPFNVYRHLRRLNPSPYMFYLDCKDVQLVGASPETLCKVEGRKVYNHAIAGTVKRGKNAAEDAKLGAELLASEKDRAEHIMLVDLARNDVNRVCKPETVNVDDLMRLEKFSHVIHITSQISGQLRDDQSRFDAFRSIFPAGTVSGAPKVKAIQLVGGLEQERRGVYAGAVGRFDFDRNELDTCIAIRTMTFKDGTVYLQAGGGIVFDSVEEDEYIETINKLKSNVSAIEAAEKEYYAMQQAGSQ, encoded by the exons ATGGCTCAGACT TCTCAGCCGCTTAAACCGtccctcgacgaggtcaaggactTGTTGAAGAGCgcgacctccaccccgACGACGCTTGTGCCTCCCGGTGCAGACGGTTTCCCGCGCGGTTCCGGCGCCGCAGCTTCGTCAACAGCaaaggtcgaggccaagcgtCCGAACCTCGTTCCCGTGTATATCGACAttgccgccgacctcctcacaCCCGTCGCTGCGTACCTCAAAGTCGCGAACGGGAGCGAGCACTCGTTCCTGCTTGAGAGTATCACTGGCGGTGAGAACCTGGCGAGGTATAGCTTTGTAGGCGCCGACCCATTCAAGACTGTACATACTGGGGAGGGgttcgaggtcgagggcgaccctctcgaggcgctcgagaaggagctcgagccgtACCGCTATTGCAAGCTCGACTCTGTCCCGACGTTCACCGGTGGCGCTGTAGGTTTCATCACCTACGACGCAATCCAGCACTTTGAACCCGTCACCAAGCCCGCGAAGCCACACCACAACCCTCTTCCTGGTATGCCTGAGGCGTTCTTCATGCTCGCTTCGACGATTGTCATCTTCGACCACATCTTCCAGTCGATCAAGATCGTGTCGCACGTCTACCTTCCGGAcggggaggacgagtccAAGCTTCCCGCGCTCTATGAGGAGGCTGGACAGCGCCTGATGGCCATCCgtgccaagctcctcaGCCCTGAGACGCCTCTGCCGAAGCAGGACCCCATCGTGCTCGGTAATGAAGCCGTCAGCAACGTCGGCAAGGCGGGGTACGAGGGCTTCGTgaccaagctcaaggagcacATTGTCAAGGGCGACATCATCCAGGCTGTCCCGTCCCAGCGACTTGCTCGCAAGACGGCTCTCCACCCCTTCAATGTGTACCGGCACCTGCGGCGTCTCAACCCTTCGCCGTACATGTTCTACTTGGACTGCAAGGATGTGCAACTCGTTGGTGCGTCCCCGGAAACTCTGTgcaaggtcgagggccGCAAGGTGTACAACCACGCGATCGCGGGGACGGTCAAGCGCGGCAAGAatgcggccgaggacgccaagctTGGTGCCGAGCTTCTTGCGAGTGAGAAggaccgcgccgagcacATTATGCTTGTCGACTTGGCGCGCAACGACGTCAACCGCGTGTGCAAGCCCGAGACggtcaacgtcgacgacctgaTGCGTCTTGAGAAGTTTAGCCACGTCATCCACATCACGTCGCAGATTAGCGGGCAGCTCCGCGACGACCAGAGCCGCTTTGACGCGTTCCGCTCCATCTTCCCGGCCGGTACCGTGTCAGGTGCGCccaaggtcaaggccaTCCAGCTtgtcggcggcctcgagcaggAGCGCCGTGGAGTGTACGCGGGGGCCGTTGGGCGGTTCGACTTTGACCGCAACGAGCTTGACACGTGCATTGCCATCCGCACCATGAcgttcaaggacggcaCCGTGTACCTCCAGGCTGGCGGCGGTATCGTCTTTGActcggtcgaggaggacgagtacaTTGAGACGAtcaacaagctcaagaGCAATGTGTCGGCCATCGAGGCGGCTGAAA AGGAGTACTACGCCATGCAGCAGGCGGGTTCCCAGTAG